From a region of the Vanrija pseudolonga chromosome 2, complete sequence genome:
- the ARHGAP39_1 gene encoding Rho GTPase-activating protein 39 encodes MQQATQHSLVASLLGTLPAGSDGSPNSSGDGLEHKPSSLGRGAAARGRVDVDKAAAPNGANGTGSSAQDEHEPAQPVALSPVDVREMLSHCDDATMSWSLQFWVTIADPLTHHVFFACPASGQCSWEPPVGAFVVPRSPDGEWWELADPSRNNQSYYYIVAVDAPDDDSTPGSHDHNMERDASREFLAEGSTPLQQPPPPSQHLSPVASGSSPARSQEERAGWWDRRKSRKARPRIMDIGPVVGHTENSILPSPPRSPIPIDDGSVNLTFQPASPTQAAYDTHTSFSTDMFADRYFATKRSGVLRTRLPLERIMEWQRNPISSPLLVLSKSSVQDAITTFKVIQHVMGERDRPVDAARAPHGSPSLSLRSKGAEADTSETKMVILEEIRWMLQLGVGRTEMRDEIYCQLIKQLTRNPDQDATVLGFQLFCVFVHAFGPSKSFEPFVQSFLVRNVERTDYGIGIMSKFCLARLDSWLKNGGRGRVLTVAEIEHASDAAFYPSVYGQTLETIMQRQEGAYPELRIPIILPFLADGILALGGTEAEGIFRVPGDQDAIADLKARIDRGHYQLGGIDDPHVTGSLFKMWLRELDEPLVPTKQYNAALEASKDVDNTIIFLKKLPDHNRRVLLFVISFMQLFLDPAVVAITKMTPSNLALVLAPNILRTTSEELSTVYNNTSFECRFVLNLLLHLDPPSVDPEYVPTHGAGERSSLDESDQEEDEFHESHDDDVLEAERAE; translated from the exons ATGCAGCAGGCGACGCAACATTCCCTCGTCGCATCCTTGCTGGGGACGCTCCCCgcaggcagcgacggcagccccaacagcagcggcgatGGTCTCGAGCACAAGCCCTCCTCCCTTGGGCggggcgcagcagcgcgcggtcgcgtcgacgtcgacaaggctgctgctcccaATGGTGCTAACGGTaccggcagcagcgcccaggacgagcacgagccgGCACAGCCAGTGGCCCTTTCACCCGTCGACGTTCGCGAAATGCTCAGTCACTGTGATGACGCGACCATGAGCTGGAGTCTGCAGTTCTGGGTCACCATTGCGGACCCCCTG ACTCACCACGTCTTCTTCGCATGTCCTGCATCAG GCCAATGCAGTTGGGAGCCCCCAGTCGGCGCATTTGT GGTGCCTCGCTCTCCCGACGGAGAATGGTGGGAGCTCGCAGACCCTTCCCGCAACAACCAGAGCTACTACTACA TCGTGGCCGTGGAtgcccccgacgacgactcgaccCCCGGGTCTCACGATCACAACATGGAGCGGGACGCCAGTCGCGAGTTTCTGGCCGAGGGCTCCACTCCGCTGCAgcaaccaccaccgccctcccAGCACCTCTCGCCAGTGGCCTCAGGATCGTCTCCAGCGCGTAGCCAGGAGGAGCGCGCAGGCTGGTGGGACCGTCGCAAGTCGCGCAAGGCCCGTCCCAGGATCATGGACATTGGCCCAGTTGTCGGCCACACCGAGAACAGCATCCTCCCTtcaccacctcgctcccCCATTCCTATCGACGATGGCAGTGTCAACCTCACATTCCAGCCCGCGTCGCCTACCCAGGCGGCTTACGACACGCACACGTCGTTCAGCACCGACATGTTCGCCGACCGCTACTTTGCGACCAAGCGCTCTGGCGTGTTGAGAACAAGGCTTCCGCTGGAGCGCATCATGGAGTGGCAGCGTAACCCCATCTCCTCGCCATTGCTTGTGTTAAGCAAGTCGTCGGTGCAGGACGCCATCACCACCTTCAAGGTCATCCAGCATGTgatgggcgagcgcgaccgcccagtcgacgccgcaCGAGCTCCACACGGCAGTCCCTCCTTGTCCCTGCGAtccaagggcgccgaggctgacACGTCCGAAACCAAGATGGTCATCCTCGAGGAGATTCGATGGATGCTGCAACTCGGCGTTGGACGGACTGAAATGCGGGACGAGATTTATTGCCAGTTGATCAAACAGCTTACCCGCAATCCCGATCAGGACGCCACCGTTCTCGGGTTTCAACTCTTCTGTGTCTTTGTGCACGCCTTTGGCCCTTCAAAGAGCTTTGAACCCTTTGTGCAGTCCTTCCTCGTCCGCAATGTCGAGCGCACCGACTATGGAATTGGCATCATGTCCAAGTTCTGCCTGGCGCGTCTGGACTCTTGGCTAAAGaacggcggccgtggccgtgttCTTACGGTGGCCGAGATTGAGCACGCATCC GACGCTGCATTCTACCCGTCCGTGTACGGCCAGACCCTCGAGACGATCATGCAGCGCCAGGAAGGCGCGTACCCAGAGCTTCGAATCCCCATCATCCTGCCATTCTTGGCGGACGGCATTCTCGCTCTTGGTGGCACCGAAGCCGAAGGCATCTTCCGTGTCCCCGGCGACCAGGACGCTATTGCGGACCTGAAGGCGCGCATCGACCGTGGACACtaccagctcggcggcatcgacgacCCACATGTGACAGGCTCTCTGTTCAAGATGTGGCTGCGCGAGCTAGACGAGCCGCTCGTGCCTACAAAGCAGTACAATGCCGCCCTGGAGGCCTCCAAGGATGTGGACAACACGATCATCTTCTTGAAGAAGCTGCCCGACCACAACCGACGAGTGCTGCTGTTCGTCATCAGCTTCATGCAGCTGTTCTTGGACCCGGCCGTCGTTGCTATCACCAAGATGACGCCGTCCAACCTGGCGTTGGTGCTGGCACCAAACATCCTGAGGACGACAAGCGAGGAGCTGTCGACCGTGTACAACAATACTTCTTTCGAATGCCGCTTTGTCTTGAACCTGCTGCTACACCTCGACCCTCCATCTGTCGACCCCGAGTACGTGCCAACGCACGGTGCGGGCgagcgctcgtcgctcgacgagtcggaccaggaggaggacgagttccACGAGagtcacgacgacgacgtcctcgaaGCGGAGCGAGCAGAGTAG
- the ARHGAP39_1 gene encoding Rho GTPase-activating protein 39 — protein MQQATQHSLVASLLGTLPAGSDGSPNSSGDGLEHKPSSLGRGAAARGRVDVDKAAAPNGANGTGSSAQDEHEPAQPVALSPVDVREMLSHCDDATMSWSLQFWVTIADPLTHHVFFACPASGQCSWEPPVGAFVVPRSPDGEWWELADPSRNNQSYYYNTLTSVTQWNRPDGDAFVIPLGLIQRNALPAHNVSNSSDDQSNRTSPDKVNGSLHPSKAPGGSNTSSVRFAQSPVVAVDAPDDDSTPGSHDHNMERDASREFLAEGSTPLQQPPPPSQHLSPVASGSSPARSQEERAGWWDRRKSRKARPRIMDIGPVVGHTENSILPSPPRSPIPIDDGSVNLTFQPASPTQAAYDTHTSFSTDMFADRYFATKRSGVLRTRLPLERIMEWQRNPISSPLLVLSKSSVQDAITTFKVIQHVMGERDRPVDAARAPHGSPSLSLRSKGAEADTSETKMVILEEIRWMLQLGVGRTEMRDEIYCQLIKQLTRNPDQDATVLGFQLFCVFVHAFGPSKSFEPFVQSFLVRNVERTDYGIGIMSKFCLARLDSWLKNGGRGRVLTVAEIEHASDAAFYPSVYGQTLETIMQRQEGAYPELRIPIILPFLADGILALGGTEAEGIFRVPGDQDAIADLKARIDRGHYQLGGIDDPHVTGSLFKMWLRELDEPLVPTKQYNAALEASKDVDNTIIFLKKLPDHNRRVLLFVISFMQLFLDPAVVAITKMTPSNLALVLAPNILRTTSEELSTVYNNTSFECRFVLNLLLHLDPPSVDPEYVPTHGAGERSSLDESDQEEDEFHESHDDDVLEAERAE, from the exons ATGCAGCAGGCGACGCAACATTCCCTCGTCGCATCCTTGCTGGGGACGCTCCCCgcaggcagcgacggcagccccaacagcagcggcgatGGTCTCGAGCACAAGCCCTCCTCCCTTGGGCggggcgcagcagcgcgcggtcgcgtcgacgtcgacaaggctgctgctcccaATGGTGCTAACGGTaccggcagcagcgcccaggacgagcacgagccgGCACAGCCAGTGGCCCTTTCACCCGTCGACGTTCGCGAAATGCTCAGTCACTGTGATGACGCGACCATGAGCTGGAGTCTGCAGTTCTGGGTCACCATTGCGGACCCCCTG ACTCACCACGTCTTCTTCGCATGTCCTGCATCAG GCCAATGCAGTTGGGAGCCCCCAGTCGGCGCATTTGT GGTGCCTCGCTCTCCCGACGGAGAATGGTGGGAGCTCGCAGACCCTTCCCGCAACAACCAGAGCTACTACTACA ACACTCTTACGAGCGTCACCCAGTGGAACCggcccgacggcgacgcgttTGTAATTCCCCTAGGGTTGATACAG AGGAACGCTCTACCGGCACATAACGTTAGCAACTCCTCGGATGATCAGAGCAACAGAACATCACCAGACAAAGTAAACGGCAGTCTTCATCCATCAAAGGCGCCGGGCGGGTCCAATACGTCGTCGGTGCGCTTTGCTCAGTCGCCAGTCGTGGCCGTGGAtgcccccgacgacgactcgaccCCCGGGTCTCACGATCACAACATGGAGCGGGACGCCAGTCGCGAGTTTCTGGCCGAGGGCTCCACTCCGCTGCAgcaaccaccaccgccctcccAGCACCTCTCGCCAGTGGCCTCAGGATCGTCTCCAGCGCGTAGCCAGGAGGAGCGCGCAGGCTGGTGGGACCGTCGCAAGTCGCGCAAGGCCCGTCCCAGGATCATGGACATTGGCCCAGTTGTCGGCCACACCGAGAACAGCATCCTCCCTtcaccacctcgctcccCCATTCCTATCGACGATGGCAGTGTCAACCTCACATTCCAGCCCGCGTCGCCTACCCAGGCGGCTTACGACACGCACACGTCGTTCAGCACCGACATGTTCGCCGACCGCTACTTTGCGACCAAGCGCTCTGGCGTGTTGAGAACAAGGCTTCCGCTGGAGCGCATCATGGAGTGGCAGCGTAACCCCATCTCCTCGCCATTGCTTGTGTTAAGCAAGTCGTCGGTGCAGGACGCCATCACCACCTTCAAGGTCATCCAGCATGTgatgggcgagcgcgaccgcccagtcgacgccgcaCGAGCTCCACACGGCAGTCCCTCCTTGTCCCTGCGAtccaagggcgccgaggctgacACGTCCGAAACCAAGATGGTCATCCTCGAGGAGATTCGATGGATGCTGCAACTCGGCGTTGGACGGACTGAAATGCGGGACGAGATTTATTGCCAGTTGATCAAACAGCTTACCCGCAATCCCGATCAGGACGCCACCGTTCTCGGGTTTCAACTCTTCTGTGTCTTTGTGCACGCCTTTGGCCCTTCAAAGAGCTTTGAACCCTTTGTGCAGTCCTTCCTCGTCCGCAATGTCGAGCGCACCGACTATGGAATTGGCATCATGTCCAAGTTCTGCCTGGCGCGTCTGGACTCTTGGCTAAAGaacggcggccgtggccgtgttCTTACGGTGGCCGAGATTGAGCACGCATCC GACGCTGCATTCTACCCGTCCGTGTACGGCCAGACCCTCGAGACGATCATGCAGCGCCAGGAAGGCGCGTACCCAGAGCTTCGAATCCCCATCATCCTGCCATTCTTGGCGGACGGCATTCTCGCTCTTGGTGGCACCGAAGCCGAAGGCATCTTCCGTGTCCCCGGCGACCAGGACGCTATTGCGGACCTGAAGGCGCGCATCGACCGTGGACACtaccagctcggcggcatcgacgacCCACATGTGACAGGCTCTCTGTTCAAGATGTGGCTGCGCGAGCTAGACGAGCCGCTCGTGCCTACAAAGCAGTACAATGCCGCCCTGGAGGCCTCCAAGGATGTGGACAACACGATCATCTTCTTGAAGAAGCTGCCCGACCACAACCGACGAGTGCTGCTGTTCGTCATCAGCTTCATGCAGCTGTTCTTGGACCCGGCCGTCGTTGCTATCACCAAGATGACGCCGTCCAACCTGGCGTTGGTGCTGGCACCAAACATCCTGAGGACGACAAGCGAGGAGCTGTCGACCGTGTACAACAATACTTCTTTCGAATGCCGCTTTGTCTTGAACCTGCTGCTACACCTCGACCCTCCATCTGTCGACCCCGAGTACGTGCCAACGCACGGTGCGGGCgagcgctcgtcgctcgacgagtcggaccaggaggaggacgagttccACGAGagtcacgacgacgacgtcctcgaaGCGGAGCGAGCAGAGTAG